The genomic window GCGATGTGGGAGAAGAGGACGGGCCCGGCGGCGCCGCCCACCAGGGTGCGGGGGGCGGGGCCGGCGAAGGGCTTCGGGTGGGCGTGGGAGGGGCGTACGGAGGCGAAGTCGCCCTTGTAGGGGGTCGGTTCGGGGGCCCAGAGGGCGCGCATCACGTGCATCCGGTCGCGGGCGAGGTCGCGGCGGGCCGGCCAGTCGACGCCGTGGTCCGCGGCCTCCTCGCGGTTCCAGCCGAAGCCGACGCCGAGGGTGAACCGGCCGCCGCTGACGAGGTCCAGGGTGGCGATCTGCTTGGCGAGGGCGATGGGGTCGTGCTGGGTGACGAGGGTGACGCCGGTGCCGAGGCCGAGGCGGGTGGTCACGGCCGCCGCCTGGGCGAGGGCGACGAAGGGGTCCAGGGTGCGCCCGTACTCGCGCGGCAGGTCGCCGCCCGCCGGGTACGGGGTCGTGCGCTCCACCGGGATGTGGGTGTGCTCGGGGAGGTACAGCCCGGCGAAGCCGCGCTCCTCCAGTTCGCGCGCCAGCCGCACCGGCGCGATCGTCTCGTCCGTCAGGAAGATCGTCGTCGAGATCCGCATGCCCCAAGGTATGCCTCACGGCGGCGGGGAACGCCATACCGCCGCAATCCCTCAATCCCCCTGTCTTGCCCTGCGGTTCACGACCGGGTACGAGCGTGAAGGCATGTGCGATGACGAGAACCACCCCAGCAGCGGCATCAGCAGACGCGGACTGTTCGTGACGGGAGCGGCCGCCGCGCTTACGTTGAGCAGTGTGAGCTTCGCCGAGGCAGCAGAGCACGAGGGCACCACGACCAAGGTCGTGAGCGGCACCCTGCCGCCCGGCTCCCCCGACTTCGTCTACCTCCCCGTCCGGATCCCGCGCGGCGTCTCGGAGATCCGGGTCTCCTACGCGTACGAGAGGCCGTCCGTGCCCGCCGGGACCCAGGGCAACGCCCTGGACATCGGCATCTTCGACGAGCGCGGTACGGAGCTCGGCGGGGAGGGCTTCCGGGGCTGGTCGGGCGGGGCCCGCAGCGAGTTCTTCATCCGGGGCGACGAGGCGACGCCGGGGTACATCCCGGGGCCGGTCCGCGCGGGCACCTGGTCCATCGCGCTCGGGCCGTACACCGTCGCGCCCGAGGGGCTGCCGTACACGGTGACGATCACGCTCACGTACGGGACCCCGGCGGCGACGCCGAAGCCGGTCTACCCGCC from Streptomyces sp. FIT100 includes these protein-coding regions:
- a CDS encoding LLM class F420-dependent oxidoreductase produces the protein MRISTTIFLTDETIAPVRLARELEERGFAGLYLPEHTHIPVERTTPYPAGGDLPREYGRTLDPFVALAQAAAVTTRLGLGTGVTLVTQHDPIALAKQIATLDLVSGGRFTLGVGFGWNREEAADHGVDWPARRDLARDRMHVMRALWAPEPTPYKGDFASVRPSHAHPKPFAGPAPRTLVGGAAGPVLFSHIADYADGWLPIGGRGLTESLPVLRAAWEDAGRDPKALQVVPYAVLPSPGKLAHYAELGVEEVVLQLPPAGEGEVLRVLDEYGRYL